One Microbacter margulisiae genomic window carries:
- a CDS encoding DUF4435 domain-containing protein: MIPVSPANHYQYWAIHFAGEALQLHCVASIHVEDFDDASFWEVLFDHYTSNTKKFNFIYHSKTPAGKEATGVNHCLQYVPYLNKQFFICIDSDYRYLMQEPNINPSHFIFQTYTYSIENHYCYPKELNAICENATQLKNNIFDFDAFLLSYSHVLYETLIWHLYFLKHEKSLFSKTEFIRLISLQQSIDNYDINHNGQAIIEELNKRYQQKVQQLITLYPNTDIENTKAYYKNLGLHSDNAYLYVRGHNLYNLICVIGNAVDEQLLSLEKKKLNDTKAIQKLYDRTVCFKVALLNHIMFDEYPEIQKIGKEIREFFE; this comes from the coding sequence ATGATTCCAGTTAGTCCTGCAAATCATTATCAATATTGGGCCATACACTTTGCCGGAGAAGCACTTCAATTACATTGCGTAGCGAGTATACATGTAGAAGATTTTGACGATGCTAGTTTCTGGGAAGTATTATTCGATCATTATACATCTAACACAAAGAAGTTTAATTTCATATATCATTCGAAGACTCCTGCAGGTAAAGAGGCAACTGGAGTGAATCACTGCCTGCAATACGTACCTTATCTGAATAAACAATTTTTTATCTGCATTGACAGTGATTATCGCTATTTAATGCAAGAACCAAATATCAATCCTAGCCATTTTATTTTTCAGACTTATACATATTCTATTGAAAATCATTATTGTTATCCTAAAGAGTTAAATGCTATTTGTGAAAATGCAACTCAACTAAAAAATAACATTTTTGACTTTGATGCATTCTTACTGTCGTATTCCCACGTTCTTTATGAAACTTTAATATGGCATCTGTATTTTCTTAAACATGAAAAATCTCTATTTTCAAAAACTGAATTCATTCGATTAATATCCTTACAACAAAGCATTGATAATTATGATATTAATCATAACGGACAAGCTATTATTGAAGAACTTAATAAAAGATACCAACAAAAAGTTCAACAACTTATTACGCTATATCCGAACACTGATATAGAAAATACAAAAGCCTATTATAAAAATTTGGGATTACACTCAGACAATGCTTATTTATACGTTCGTGGACACAATTTGTACAATCTTATTTGCGTAATAGGGAATGCCGTTGATGAACAATTATTGAGTTTAGAAAAAAAGAAGCTCAATGACACAAAAGCTATACAAAAACTATATGACAGAACAGTTTGTTTTAAAGTAGCATTATTAAATCACATAATGTTTGATGAATATCCTGAAATTCAAAAAATTGGGAAAGAAATTCGTGAGTTTTTTGAGTAA
- the murC gene encoding UDP-N-acetylmuramate--L-alanine ligase: protein MTYQHYYFIGIGGIGMSALARYFHAKGCDVAGYDRTKTPLTEQLAQEGIVIHYYDDVKAIPFLFLDKTTTLVVFTPAIPAEHSEKCFFEQHGFTLMKRAAVLGEITRSQKGVCIAGTHGKTTTSTMTAHLLHQSGIDCSAFLGGISKNYDSNLMLSPDSDYVVIEADEFDRSFHHLSPYLAAITAADPDHLDIYGTPAAFRESFEHFTSLIQPNGALVMKKGLPLTPRLQSSARLYTYAVEEEADFFADNIRIDNGEIWFDFHAPGEVIPDILLGVPVPINIENGTAAMSLAWLAGAKAEELRAGMASYAGIRRRFDILFKNEKVVFIDDYAHHPTELNASIRSLKKVYKGRTVCGIFQPHLYTRTRDFADEFAKALSQLDEVILLDIYPARELPIEGVSSQVIFDQITAPHKTLCSKEELLPLLEKKDSFDVLATFGAGNIDQLLPGIQQMLQRRYKHVEC, encoded by the coding sequence ATGACTTATCAGCACTATTATTTTATTGGAATCGGCGGTATCGGAATGAGCGCTTTGGCTCGTTATTTTCACGCCAAAGGGTGTGATGTCGCCGGCTATGATCGTACAAAGACTCCTCTAACGGAACAACTAGCACAGGAAGGGATTGTCATTCACTATTATGATGATGTGAAGGCAATTCCTTTTCTTTTTCTGGATAAAACAACAACATTGGTTGTCTTTACCCCTGCCATTCCTGCAGAACATTCCGAAAAATGTTTCTTTGAACAGCATGGTTTTACGTTGATGAAACGTGCTGCTGTTCTGGGAGAGATTACACGCAGCCAGAAGGGTGTTTGCATTGCAGGAACTCACGGTAAAACGACAACCTCGACCATGACGGCGCATTTACTACACCAGTCTGGGATTGATTGTAGTGCCTTCCTTGGCGGCATTTCCAAAAACTATGATTCCAATCTTATGTTATCTCCTGATAGCGATTATGTGGTGATTGAGGCTGATGAATTCGACCGTTCTTTTCATCATTTGTCTCCTTATCTGGCTGCTATCACGGCTGCCGATCCCGATCATCTGGATATTTACGGTACTCCTGCCGCTTTCCGTGAAAGTTTTGAACACTTCACTTCCCTTATTCAACCTAATGGGGCTTTGGTGATGAAAAAAGGGCTTCCACTTACTCCTCGTTTGCAAAGCTCAGCCCGTCTCTATACCTATGCGGTAGAAGAAGAGGCCGATTTCTTTGCCGATAATATCCGAATTGATAATGGTGAAATATGGTTTGATTTTCATGCTCCAGGTGAAGTCATTCCTGATATTTTGTTGGGCGTTCCTGTTCCCATCAACATTGAGAATGGCACCGCTGCCATGTCGCTAGCCTGGCTGGCAGGTGCCAAAGCTGAGGAGTTACGTGCGGGAATGGCCTCATATGCTGGCATTCGTCGTCGTTTCGATATTTTATTTAAGAATGAAAAAGTTGTTTTTATCGATGATTATGCGCATCATCCCACTGAATTGAATGCCAGTATCCGCTCTTTGAAAAAAGTTTACAAAGGGCGTACGGTATGTGGCATTTTTCAGCCGCACCTTTATACCCGTACGCGTGATTTTGCAGACGAGTTTGCCAAAGCATTATCCCAATTGGATGAGGTGATTTTACTGGATATCTATCCTGCCCGTGAGTTGCCTATTGAAGGGGTTTCTTCACAAGTTATTTTTGATCAGATTACAGCTCCTCACAAGACTTTATGTTCAAAGGAAGAGTTGTTGCCCTTGTTGGAAAAGAAAGATTCATTTGATGTGTTGGCTACCTTTGGTGCTGGAAATATTGACCAGTTATTACCGGGGATTCAGCAGATGCTGCAAAGACGTTATAAACATGTAGAATGCTAA
- a CDS encoding NAD-dependent epimerase/dehydratase family protein, with product MKVLFIGGTGNISTSVSQAALANHIELFHLNRGSKHMDGVTSLRADIRDVEAVKTVLKSHTWDCVVDWIAFTPDEVERDFQLFHGKTRQYIFISSASAYQKPLLMSVITESTPLKNPFWDYSRNKIACEDLLAKHYREDDFPVTIVRPSHTYRNIIPATLGGSAEYTVVDRIRKGLPIVVHGDGTSPWTLTHADDFAKAFIGLIGNDYAIGEAFHITSNEALSWDRIHHYLAEAVGCEANIVHATSEAIAAIADAEGIPTVRGSLLGDKSYPAVFDNTKIKRFVPSFRASIPFAQGIRQTIAWFEADPARMIVNERSNHLIDRIVESCRIRADQ from the coding sequence ATGAAAGTCCTTTTTATCGGGGGAACCGGCAATATCAGCACGTCTGTTTCTCAGGCAGCTTTAGCTAATCATATCGAACTATTTCATCTTAATCGCGGATCAAAACATATGGATGGCGTCACCTCGCTACGAGCCGATATCCGAGATGTGGAGGCTGTGAAAACAGTGTTGAAATCGCACACGTGGGATTGCGTGGTTGATTGGATAGCTTTTACTCCTGACGAAGTGGAACGCGATTTTCAGCTTTTTCACGGGAAGACACGCCAATATATCTTTATCAGTTCGGCGTCGGCGTATCAAAAACCGCTTTTAATGTCTGTCATTACGGAATCAACTCCGCTGAAAAATCCTTTTTGGGATTATTCCCGGAATAAGATTGCATGTGAGGATTTGCTGGCCAAACATTACCGGGAGGATGATTTTCCGGTAACTATCGTTCGTCCTTCGCATACGTACCGCAATATTATTCCTGCAACATTGGGAGGTTCTGCCGAATATACTGTTGTAGACCGCATCCGGAAAGGTTTACCTATTGTTGTACATGGTGACGGCACCTCACCCTGGACGTTAACGCATGCGGATGATTTCGCCAAAGCTTTTATCGGGCTTATAGGCAATGATTATGCTATTGGGGAAGCGTTTCATATTACCTCCAACGAGGCATTGAGTTGGGATCGCATTCACCATTATCTGGCTGAAGCGGTGGGTTGTGAAGCAAACATTGTACATGCGACTTCCGAAGCTATTGCAGCGATAGCCGATGCAGAAGGGATTCCTACAGTAAGAGGATCATTATTGGGTGACAAGTCCTATCCTGCTGTCTTTGATAACACAAAGATCAAACGGTTTGTCCCTTCGTTTAGGGCTTCCATCCCTTTTGCGCAGGGCATCCGCCAAACGATTGCCTGGTTTGAAGCCGACCCTGCACGTATGATTGTCAATGAGAGATCAAACCACCTGATCGACCGGATTGTAGAGTCTTGCCGGATAAGGGCTGATCAGTAG
- a CDS encoding aminopeptidase P family protein: MFNKETYIQRRKTLAGIIGSGVILLPGNDESPMNYADNGYHFRQDSTFLYYFGIDFPSLVAIIDIDNDREIIFGDDYTIDDIVWMGPQPTISERASLGGITDVRPVKELTHVVTEVIRKGHKVHFLPPYRSEHMLLFHQLLGLHPKTIDQKASLELVRAVISQREIKTDEEIAEIEKAVDLSVDMHTAAMQIARPGMTEAQIAARVYEIAHSANCEISFPIIATINGQTLHNHYHGNILKSGDLFLLDAGAEAGSHYAGDLSSTFPVDKTFTSQQKLVYEMSLKAHQAAIDALAFNAPFKNVHLAACRSITESMKELGLMKGDTDEAVAAGAHALFIPCGTGHMMGLDVHDMENLGEVWVGYDGEPKSTQFGLKSLRLAKPLQAGHVFTIEPGIYFIPELMDKWQDEEKFTEFINWQEVQKFRTFGGIRNEENYMMTSTGARRLGTKVKPKTVEEVEAIRNQ, translated from the coding sequence ATGTTCAACAAAGAAACGTACATTCAACGACGCAAGACATTGGCCGGAATCATCGGATCCGGCGTGATACTGCTTCCCGGAAACGATGAGAGTCCGATGAATTATGCCGACAACGGCTATCATTTCCGGCAGGACAGTACTTTCCTGTACTATTTTGGCATTGATTTTCCCTCGTTGGTAGCTATAATCGACATTGACAACGATCGGGAGATTATATTTGGGGATGATTATACCATAGATGATATCGTGTGGATGGGGCCGCAACCCACCATTTCCGAAAGAGCTTCTTTAGGGGGGATTACAGATGTCAGACCGGTGAAAGAACTGACACATGTCGTCACAGAAGTCATTCGGAAAGGACATAAAGTACATTTTCTTCCCCCCTATCGTTCGGAACACATGTTGCTATTTCATCAACTGTTGGGTTTGCATCCCAAAACTATTGATCAAAAGGCATCGCTGGAATTAGTCCGGGCTGTCATTAGCCAGCGTGAGATAAAAACCGACGAAGAAATAGCTGAAATCGAAAAAGCAGTCGATTTATCGGTAGATATGCACACCGCAGCCATGCAAATAGCCCGTCCCGGAATGACGGAAGCACAAATTGCTGCACGGGTCTATGAAATCGCCCATTCGGCTAACTGTGAAATATCATTTCCTATCATTGCCACCATTAATGGGCAGACGTTACACAACCATTATCATGGCAACATCCTTAAAAGTGGCGATCTCTTCCTGCTTGACGCAGGAGCAGAAGCGGGAAGTCATTATGCAGGCGATTTGTCAAGTACCTTCCCAGTAGATAAAACTTTCACAAGCCAGCAGAAACTGGTTTACGAAATGAGTTTGAAGGCACATCAGGCTGCTATTGACGCTTTAGCATTCAATGCTCCTTTCAAAAATGTGCATCTTGCCGCCTGTCGCTCCATTACCGAAAGCATGAAAGAGCTGGGACTAATGAAAGGCGACACTGATGAAGCCGTGGCAGCCGGAGCACATGCCCTGTTCATCCCTTGCGGAACGGGACACATGATGGGGCTTGATGTACACGACATGGAAAATCTCGGAGAAGTTTGGGTGGGTTATGACGGCGAGCCCAAAAGCACACAGTTTGGTTTGAAATCACTCCGACTGGCAAAGCCGTTACAGGCAGGGCATGTATTTACCATCGAACCGGGCATCTATTTCATTCCGGAGTTGATGGATAAATGGCAGGACGAAGAAAAATTTACGGAATTCATCAATTGGCAGGAAGTACAAAAGTTTAGAACATTTGGGGGCATTCGGAATGAAGAAAATTACATGATGACATCAACCGGAGCTCGCCGTCTTGGCACCAAAGTAAAACCCAAAACAGTGGAAGAGGTGGAAGCCATACGAAACCAATAG
- a CDS encoding AAA family ATPase, with the protein MKNYTLPNYHIKKIEIHNFWGLHNVIWDNLHPDVNILVGINGSGKSTLLNIVNSVFSLDKNALKKMGIETVSIECDDFSITYENNSITNTSSVQRLFTTINTFDIPVNKNKLKQDESPLTIELKQLILQTGGHSFNDYRLMATTSSSKAKEITERIKRFFSLIDTLFNYTGKQIEIDDKNNIVFKSDTGTIYLEQLSSGEKQLLLILFKVFLMDNRPYVLLMDEPEISLHISWQQDLIKILRELNPNCQLIIATHSPSLFGKGWGDKITFMEQLFQK; encoded by the coding sequence ATGAAAAACTATACTTTACCAAATTACCACATCAAAAAAATAGAAATCCACAATTTCTGGGGGTTACACAATGTTATTTGGGATAACTTGCATCCTGATGTCAATATTCTGGTTGGTATTAATGGGAGTGGAAAATCAACTCTATTAAATATAGTCAATTCTGTTTTTTCTCTTGATAAAAATGCATTAAAAAAAATGGGTATCGAAACAGTCAGTATTGAATGTGACGATTTTTCAATAACTTATGAAAACAATTCTATCACAAACACAAGCTCTGTTCAACGCTTATTTACCACCATCAATACTTTTGATATACCAGTAAACAAAAATAAGCTCAAACAAGACGAAAGTCCATTAACTATTGAACTTAAACAACTTATCCTTCAAACGGGAGGGCATTCTTTTAATGATTATCGCTTAATGGCAACGACTTCCAGCAGCAAAGCAAAAGAAATTACCGAAAGGATAAAAAGATTTTTTTCATTGATAGATACGTTGTTTAATTATACTGGCAAGCAAATCGAAATAGATGACAAAAACAATATTGTTTTCAAAAGCGATACTGGGACAATTTATTTAGAACAACTTTCATCAGGAGAAAAGCAATTGCTGTTAATTCTTTTCAAAGTATTTCTCATGGACAACAGACCTTATGTATTATTAATGGATGAACCTGAGATTTCTTTACATATTAGTTGGCAACAAGATTTAATAAAAATACTACGTGAATTGAATCCAAATTGTCAGTTAATTATTGCTACTCATTCTCCAAGTCTTTTTGGGAAAGGATGGGGAGATAAAATAACTTTTATGGAACAATTATTTCAAAAATAA
- a CDS encoding ATP-binding cassette domain-containing protein, with translation MSLAIHQVSKYYGKQAALENVSFRLNGGEIAGFLGPNGAGKSTLMKIATGFLAADHGFAEVNGQRMNEMNVEVRRMIGYLPEHNPLYPDLYVKEYLRFVAGMYHLGRRTKPRVDEMIERTGLTHEYKKRIGELSKGYRQRVGLAQALIHDPNVLILDEPTTGLDPNQLEEIRQLIREVGQEKTVLFSTHIMQEVKALCQRVIIIHQGHIVADGTEQMLTHDINDGHYETIVEFDRPVSTEALRSIDNVSDAKALSPTLYHVQSAADVRADLFRFAVAYGYVILTLKQQEHSMEEVFKELTLK, from the coding sequence ATGTCTTTGGCCATTCATCAGGTAAGTAAATATTATGGGAAGCAGGCTGCCCTGGAGAACGTCTCCTTTCGCCTGAACGGGGGAGAAATTGCAGGTTTCCTGGGACCGAACGGAGCCGGAAAATCAACATTGATGAAAATTGCTACGGGATTTCTGGCAGCCGACCATGGATTTGCCGAAGTTAATGGGCAACGAATGAATGAAATGAACGTGGAAGTTCGCCGCATGATTGGCTATTTGCCCGAACACAACCCGCTTTATCCTGATCTGTATGTAAAAGAATACCTGCGCTTCGTAGCCGGAATGTATCATCTGGGTCGCCGTACAAAACCGCGTGTTGACGAAATGATTGAGCGAACCGGATTAACACATGAGTATAAAAAACGGATCGGAGAGTTATCTAAAGGATACCGGCAACGGGTAGGACTTGCTCAGGCATTGATCCATGATCCCAATGTATTGATTCTGGATGAACCGACTACCGGACTTGATCCCAATCAACTTGAAGAGATCCGTCAGTTGATCCGGGAGGTGGGACAGGAGAAAACGGTTTTGTTTTCAACGCATATTATGCAAGAGGTAAAAGCGCTTTGCCAAAGGGTAATCATTATTCATCAGGGACATATCGTAGCCGATGGAACCGAACAGATGCTTACGCACGATATAAACGACGGACATTATGAAACAATAGTGGAGTTTGATCGTCCGGTCAGCACAGAGGCATTACGGAGCATCGATAACGTATCAGATGCCAAAGCACTCTCCCCGACGCTCTATCATGTACAAAGCGCTGCAGATGTACGCGCCGATTTATTCCGGTTTGCAGTAGCCTACGGATATGTGATCCTGACATTGAAGCAGCAGGAACACAGCATGGAAGAAGTATTTAAAGAATTGACATTGAAATAA
- a CDS encoding exosortase/archaeosortase family protein, giving the protein MAFFKLTKFRNRWDGIAPYQGVILFFVIMMLANWTWKTFVHDGDYDSYVSLFGYNISWPFIKIQHEVVRVVSLVYVLFDLPFGIRHATEFTFSNGTASDVAWGCTAVKQAFIYTCIIAFSRGPWKHKWWYILAAFPILHTFNVIRISAIGMVLAYHPHYFYLAHKIIFKYSFYFLIFLLWVLWEEVFRLRPLKKNSASQ; this is encoded by the coding sequence ATGGCATTCTTCAAATTGACCAAATTCAGAAACCGCTGGGACGGCATAGCTCCTTATCAAGGGGTTATTTTGTTTTTTGTTATCATGATGCTGGCCAACTGGACATGGAAAACCTTCGTACATGACGGAGACTATGATTCTTATGTATCTCTTTTTGGATATAACATCTCATGGCCTTTTATAAAAATACAGCATGAAGTGGTAAGAGTGGTAAGCCTCGTTTATGTACTCTTTGATCTACCTTTCGGAATCCGGCATGCAACCGAGTTTACCTTTAGCAACGGGACGGCAAGCGATGTAGCGTGGGGTTGTACCGCCGTGAAGCAGGCATTTATCTATACGTGCATCATTGCATTCAGTCGTGGTCCCTGGAAACATAAATGGTGGTACATTTTAGCGGCATTTCCTATCCTGCATACTTTCAACGTGATCCGCATCAGTGCTATCGGAATGGTTTTAGCCTATCATCCTCACTATTTCTACCTGGCACACAAGATTATCTTCAAATACTCCTTCTATTTCCTTATTTTCCTGTTGTGGGTATTGTGGGAGGAAGTATTTCGTCTTCGTCCTCTGAAAAAAAACAGCGCCTCACAATAG
- a CDS encoding YitT family protein produces MQLQNIKGIRIPEHVNKLRPTRESVRDHLLIVIGLAIYAFAWKGLLLPHQITGGGVTGISALLYYAFGTPISISYFILNSILLVISIRSIGLTFSLRTIFGVGVLTLLFSIIPIVPKGTFINANDSFMACVVGGILSGIGIGMVFMSNGSSGGTDIIVKMLHKYRNVTLGRAMVYCDVLIISSSYLIFGSIEKVVYGLVTMAVYSITVDTMINGVRQSVQFFIISREYEKIADRINTDIHRGVTILNGEGWYSHEPVKVIMLIARKNQSLAIFRLIKEIDPDAFVSQGSVIGVYGEGFDAFKVK; encoded by the coding sequence ATGCAACTTCAAAACATTAAAGGAATACGCATCCCGGAGCATGTAAATAAATTACGTCCGACCCGCGAGTCTGTTCGCGATCATTTGCTTATTGTGATTGGTCTGGCTATTTATGCTTTTGCGTGGAAGGGGCTATTGTTGCCCCATCAAATTACGGGTGGTGGTGTTACTGGTATCAGTGCATTGCTTTATTACGCTTTCGGTACCCCGATTTCAATTTCCTATTTTATTCTCAATTCTATTTTATTGGTTATCTCTATTAGATCCATTGGCCTCACTTTTAGTCTGCGTACCATCTTTGGTGTTGGAGTGTTAACCTTGCTTTTTTCGATTATCCCGATTGTTCCCAAAGGAACTTTTATCAATGCGAATGATTCATTCATGGCATGTGTAGTGGGAGGAATTCTTTCGGGGATTGGTATTGGCATGGTTTTTATGTCGAACGGAAGTTCGGGGGGAACCGACATCATTGTAAAGATGCTGCATAAATACCGTAATGTTACCTTGGGTCGCGCCATGGTCTATTGCGACGTATTGATCATCTCTTCGTCCTATCTTATCTTTGGAAGTATCGAAAAGGTGGTGTATGGTCTGGTTACCATGGCGGTCTATTCCATTACGGTGGATACTATGATCAACGGGGTGCGCCAATCGGTACAGTTTTTCATCATCTCCCGCGAATATGAAAAGATTGCCGACCGTATCAATACTGATATTCACCGCGGTGTTACCATTTTGAACGGTGAGGGATGGTACTCGCACGAACCGGTAAAGGTGATTATGCTTATTGCACGCAAAAATCAGTCTCTTGCTATTTTTCGCTTAATCAAAGAGATTGACCCTGATGCTTTTGTCTCCCAGGGATCTGTTATTGGTGTGTACGGGGAAGGCTTTGATGCATTTAAGGTAAAATAG
- a CDS encoding DUF4251 domain-containing protein: MKATILMLGGLLLFSPFATGQHKTSVTKKEAKAMRIEQAVNHRHLTISVNQAIPMGHPSINLTSDYWVRLKNDSVWVYLPYYGRAYSVPYNGGGGFDFKGIRKNDQITQKKKQGYTWQFSVQTTEDNYQFDLWISLDGYASISVNSNNRQPISYYGECTLPDKASTR, encoded by the coding sequence ATGAAAGCAACAATTTTGATGCTGGGCGGCCTGTTGCTTTTTTCTCCTTTTGCAACAGGACAACATAAAACCAGTGTAACGAAAAAAGAAGCAAAGGCGATGCGTATTGAACAGGCAGTGAATCATCGCCATCTAACGATTAGTGTTAATCAGGCTATCCCGATGGGACACCCGTCTATTAACCTGACTTCCGATTATTGGGTGCGATTAAAGAATGATTCCGTCTGGGTTTATTTGCCTTATTATGGCCGTGCTTATTCGGTTCCTTACAATGGAGGTGGGGGATTTGACTTTAAAGGTATACGCAAGAACGATCAAATTACCCAAAAAAAGAAGCAAGGCTATACATGGCAGTTTTCGGTACAGACAACCGAAGATAATTATCAGTTCGACTTGTGGATTTCTCTCGATGGATATGCTTCTATTTCGGTAAACTCCAACAACAGACAACCGATCAGTTATTATGGAGAATGCACTTTGCCTGACAAGGCTTCTACCAGATAA